Proteins from a genomic interval of Oncorhynchus nerka isolate Pitt River linkage group LG13, Oner_Uvic_2.0, whole genome shotgun sequence:
- the si:dkey-98f17.5 gene encoding LOW QUALITY PROTEIN: uncharacterized protein si:dkey-98f17.5 (The sequence of the model RefSeq protein was modified relative to this genomic sequence to represent the inferred CDS: inserted 1 base in 1 codon), with the protein MVEGSSTTVMSGGRKPRSVANPLESAITTPSERILRECHNLYIDSENGLVKIASRLGLRLLPPRKKIIVMIMGNHSAGKSSFINWYVEEHIQKTGVAIETQGFTFITSGRKRESLTGNATLHLYPHFRPLLEFKGVTDYLSAEISTSKQKKFSLVTFVDTPGLVDGDMVYPFDVNRAITSFGEQADLVFVFFDPMGQALCKRTLNIVEKLSDKVADKLRFYLSKADEAGRETDRQRVMMQIVQELCRRPGLNKCGFEMPTIYIPNPQKPSRCVNQIDGVCQTIEKTINQAVQKTLDQLEKDCDLISSTIDSKLSQDRADVSFNSSVRLHSFLCGALGILLPCLFLLSFVVNTLTPEELQELLGDGLAKALGLSMGVVVFLWTWIPEDFQILFVIIFGVLCYFFFCLAKYFARQGNRTLTKKEKRSLTEYSDYXQDVVKAKKGKLYEEYLAQCAAEYDF; encoded by the exons ATGGTGGAAGGTAGTTCTACAACTGTCATGTCGGGCGGTAGAAAGCCCCGTTCTGTGGCAAACCCTCTGGAATCCGCGATCACCACACCCAGTGAACGAATCTTGAGAGAATGCCACAATTTATATATCGACAGCGAAAACG ggCTGGTGAAGATAGCAAGCCGACTGGGTCTCCGGCTCCTTCCTCCACGGAAGAAGATCATTGTGATGATAATGGGGAACCACTCTGCTGGAAAAAGCTCATTTATTAATTG GTATGTGGAAGAACATATACAGAAAACAGGCGTTGCCATAGAAACGCAGGGATTTACGTTTATAACAAGTGGTCGGAAAAGAGAATCGCTGACG GGAAATGCCACGCTCCATCTCTACCCCCATTTCCGACCACTCCTGGAGTTTAAAG GTGTTACGGACTATCTGTCGGCTGAGATCTCCACCTCCAAGCAGAAGAAGTTTAGTCTGGTGACGTTCGTGGACACACCGGGCCTGGTGGATGGGGACATGGTCTATCCCTTTGATGTCAACCGCGCGATCACCTCGTTTG GGGAGCAGGCGGACCTGGTCTTTGTGTTCTTCGACCCTATGGGCCAGGCGCTGTGCAAGCGCACGCTCAACATTGTGGAGAAGCTGAGCGATAAGGTTGCGGACAAGCTGCGCTTCTACCTCAGCAAGGCAGATGAAGCCGggagggagacggacagacag CGTGTCATGATGCAGATAGTTCAGGAACTGTGTCGCCGACCGGGGCTGAACAAGTGTGGCTTTGAGATGCCCACCATATACATCCCTAACCCCCAGAAG CCGAGCCGGTGTGTGAACCAGATCGACGGAGTGTGTCAGACGATAGAGAAGACCATCAACCAGGCCGTCCAGAAGACACTGGACCAGCTGGAGAAGGACTGtgacctcatctcctccacaatCGACAGCAAATTGTCCCAGGACAG GGCGGACGTGAGTTTCAACAGCAGTGTCCGTCTGCACTCCTTCCTGTGTGGGGCACTGGGCATCCTACTGCCGTGCCTTTTCCTCCTCAGCTTCGTCGTCAACACCCTGACTCCAGAGGAGCTGCAGGAGCTGCTGGGAGATGGGCTGGCCAAAGCCCTTGGGCTCTCCATG GGTGTAGTTGTCTTTCTGTGGACCTGGATACCAGAGGATTTCCAGATATTGTTTGTGATCATATTTGGTGTACTCTGCTACTTTTTCTTTTGTCTTGCCAAGTATTTTGCCCG CCAAGGGAATAGGACTCTTacgaagaaggagaagagaagccTCACAGAGTACAGCGATT GTCAGGATGTTGTCAAAGCCAAGAAG GGAAAACTATACGAGGAGTATCTCGCGCAGTGTGCTGCTGAATATGACTTCTGA
- the LOC115139756 gene encoding apoptosis-inducing factor 3, producing MGGCLSKSKPVEVKVELTLLEKDKEADVMSPNGKASPFSDCRPNGALGHCSDEDAAAAPLRLYKPRDYVEASVCHVKDMENGQMREVDLGSGRALLIKEHGEFSAIGHKCPHYGAPLVKGVLSKGHVRCPWHGACFNIATGDIEDFPGLDSLPTFQVRVEKDKVIIRANKQDLQSQKRSKAMARCSAVINSSTGFSHILIVGSGPAGLVCAETLRQEGFTDRIVMCTMDKYPPYDRPKLSKSLESTAEQLQLRSIDFLQAHDIELLTEKEAVAVDVKMKAVTFQDGSRMEYRRLFIATGSKPKPLNYKGQDVRNVFHLRTPEDANNVARLANNKNAVIVGTSFVGMEVAAALTDKAHSVSIIGIEAVPFRKALGEKVGKAIMKLFETNRVKFYMLNEVSEMVGHHGQLKEVVLKSGKVLRADVCIIGTGSGPATGFLKQSGVHMDSKGFVPVNKTMQTNIDGVYAGGDIVTFPFPGRSNKKVNIPHWQMAHVHGRVAALGMMGRPTEIKTVPYFWSAMFGKSLRYAGYGEGFDDVVIQGDVDELKFVAFYTRSEEVVAVASMNYDPIVSRVAEVLGSGKTIRKRDVETGDMSWLIDKGSQ from the exons ATGGGAGGATGCCTCTCCAAAAGCAAACCAG TTGAGGTGAAAGTGGAGCTTACCCTCTTGGAGAAAGACAAGGAAGCAGATGTGATGTCACCCAATGGAAAGGCAAGCCCCTTCTCTGACTGCAGGCCAAACGGAGCGCTGGGACACTGCTCCGACGAGGACGCCGCTGCCGCACCCCTTAGGCTCTACAAACCCCGCGACTACGTGGAGGCCTCAGTGTGTCATGTCAAGGACATGGAAAATGGACA GATGCGAGAGGTTGATTTGGGAAGTGGCAGAGCGCTGCTCATCAAAGAACATGGAGAGTTTTCTGCCATTGGGCACAAGTGTCCACATTATGGGGCACCGCTGGTCAAAG GTGTCTTGTCCAAAGGGCACGTGCGTTGCCCCTGGCACGGAGCTTGTTTCAACATCGCTACAGGAGACATTGAGGACTTTCCTGGGCTGGACAGCCTGCCCACCTTCCAG GTCCGAGTTGAAAAGGACAAGGTGATAATTCGCGCTAATAAACAG GATCTTCAGTCACAGAAGAGGTCAAAGGCCATGGCCCGATGTTCAGCAGTCATTAACTCCAGCACTGGCTTCAGCCACATCCTCATCGTTGGATCAG GTCCAGCAGGGCTGGTGTGCGCTGAGACGTTGAGACAGGAGGGCTTCACCGATCGCATTGTCATGTGCACCATGGACAAATACCCACCCTATGACAGGCCTAAACTGAGTAAG TCCTTAGAGAGCACAGCAGAGCAGCTCCAGCTGCGCTCCATAGACTTCCTCCAAGCCCATGACATCGAGCTTCTCACGGAGAAGGAG GCTGTGGCAGTGGACGTCAAGATGAAGGCTGTTACTTTTCAAGACGGCTCTAGGATGGAATACAGGAGGCTTTTCATTGCCACAGGAAGCAA ACCCAAGCCATTGAACTATAAAGGCCAGGATGTTAGGAATGTGTTTCACCTCAGGACCCCTGAAGATGCTAATAACGTAGCCAGGTTGGCCAACAACAAGAATGCTGTGATTGTGGGAACATCCTTTGTTG GTATGGAGGTGGCTGCCGCTCTCACTGACAAGGCCCACTCTGTCTCCATCATTGGGATAGAAGCAGTCCCTTTTCGGAAAGCTCTGGGGGAGAAAGTAGGGAAAGCCATAATGAAG CTGTTTGAGACGAACAGGGTGAAGTTCTACATGTTGAATGAAGTGTCGGAGATGGTTGGCCATCATGGACAG TTGAAAGAGGTGGTTCTGAAGAGTGGGAAAGTACTAAGGGCGGACGTGTGTATTATTGGCACAG ggtcaggcccagccactggatTCCTGAAACAGAGTGGAGTTCACATGGACTCCAAGGGTTTCGTCCCCGTCAACAAG ACAATGCAGACTAACATTGATGGTGTCTATGCCGGAGGAGACATTGTGACGTTTCCTTTTCCGGGGCGGAGCAATAAGAAGGTGAACATCCCACACTGGCAAATGGCCCATGTGCACG GGAGAGTGGCAGCGCTCGGCATGATGGGAAGACCCACTGAGATCAAAACGGTGCCCTATTTCTGGTCAGCCATGTTTGGGAAAAGCCTACGCTACGCAG GTTACGGGGAGGGCTTTGACGATGTCGTCATCCAAGGGGACGTGGACGAACTAAAGTTTGTGGCCTTTTACACCAG GAGTGAGGAAGTGGTTGCTGTTGCCAGCATGAACTATGACCCCATTGTATCCCGTGTGGCAGAGGTCTTAGGGTCCGGAAAGACGATTAGAAAGCGAGATGTGGA GACAGGGGACATGTCTTGGTTGATAGACAAAGGGTCGCAGTGA